The Methanobrevibacter arboriphilus JCM 13429 = DSM 1125 genome window below encodes:
- the galU gene encoding UTP--glucose-1-phosphate uridylyltransferase GalU, which yields MKAVIPAAGLGTRFLPATKAQPKEMLPVFDKPTIQYVIEEAVASGIEDILIVTGKGKRPIEDHFDRSFELEYHLKEHNKNDYLEQVKEISDLADIYYVRQKTQKGLGDAIYCAEKHVGDEPFAVMLGDTITKSTIPCTQQLIDVYKKFNASAIAVERVPCEKVERYGIIKGTEVESLLYNIEKLVEKPKVEEAPSNLAIMGRYVLTPDIFEHIENTEPGFGGEIQLTDALAKLDSIYGQVFEGKTYDIGNRIEWLKTSIEFAMDDEEAKNELIKYLKDVIALND from the coding sequence ATGAAAGCAGTTATTCCAGCAGCAGGTTTAGGAACAAGGTTTTTACCTGCTACTAAAGCTCAACCAAAAGAGATGTTACCAGTATTTGATAAACCAACAATCCAATATGTTATTGAAGAAGCAGTAGCTTCTGGAATTGAAGATATTTTAATAGTCACTGGTAAAGGTAAAAGACCTATTGAAGACCACTTTGATAGATCTTTTGAACTTGAATATCATTTAAAAGAACATAATAAAAATGATTACCTAGAACAAGTTAAAGAAATCTCTGATCTTGCTGATATTTATTATGTAAGACAGAAGACTCAGAAAGGTCTTGGGGATGCTATTTATTGTGCTGAAAAACATGTTGGAGATGAACCTTTTGCTGTAATGCTAGGTGATACCATAACAAAAAGTACCATTCCTTGTACACAACAATTAATTGATGTTTATAAAAAGTTTAATGCTTCTGCAATAGCTGTTGAAAGAGTTCCCTGTGAAAAAGTAGAAAGATATGGTATAATAAAAGGAACTGAAGTTGAAAGTTTATTATATAATATTGAAAAACTTGTTGAAAAGCCAAAAGTTGAAGAAGCACCTTCTAATTTAGCTATTATGGGTAGATATGTTCTAACTCCAGATATTTTTGAACATATTGAGAATACTGAACCTGGTTTTGGTGGAGAAATCCAATTAACTGATGCTTTAGCAAAATTAGATAGTATTTATGGTCAAGTTTTTGAAGGAAAAACCTATGATATTGGTAATAGGATTGAATGGCTAAAAACTTCTATAGAATTTGCTATGGATGATGAAGAAGCTAAAAATGAATTAATAAAATATTTAAAGGATGTTATAGCTTTAAATGATTAA
- a CDS encoding glycosyltransferase family 2 protein — MSKIVAIIPAFNEEVALGSVILRTLQYVDKVIVVNDGSSDKTEDVAKLAGAEVISHSSNLGKGQGLKSGFNFVHAFNENNNYDEFFSIIVTIDGDGQNNPDEIPQLVAPIISGEADFVNGSRYLEGSKEDDTPGYRRVGQKVLDKATNISSGLNITDSQSGFRAFSKKTIPFFKLNDSGFGIESEMLSDAAEAGIKVVEVPITVRYDLDGSTENPITHGVGVLLKIIKDMELRRPLIYFTLPGFIIFLIGIISGIWFLNDYLNGTSINFGPTVIAIMLIIVGLFLMLNGILLDSIRKLINRKL; from the coding sequence ATGAGTAAAATTGTAGCTATTATCCCTGCATTCAATGAAGAAGTTGCTTTAGGAAGTGTTATCTTAAGAACTTTACAATATGTGGATAAGGTTATTGTTGTTAATGATGGAAGTTCTGATAAAACTGAAGATGTGGCTAAATTAGCTGGTGCTGAAGTTATTTCTCACTCTAGTAATTTAGGAAAAGGTCAAGGATTAAAGTCAGGATTTAATTTTGTTCATGCATTCAACGAGAATAATAATTATGATGAATTTTTTAGTATAATAGTTACAATTGATGGTGATGGTCAAAATAACCCTGATGAAATTCCACAACTTGTTGCACCTATAATTTCAGGTGAAGCTGATTTTGTTAATGGTAGTAGATATTTAGAAGGTTCAAAAGAAGATGATACTCCTGGGTATAGGCGTGTAGGTCAAAAAGTTTTAGATAAAGCTACTAATATATCTTCAGGATTAAATATCACTGATTCTCAAAGTGGTTTCAGAGCATTTTCAAAAAAAACTATTCCTTTTTTTAAGCTTAATGATTCTGGTTTTGGAATTGAAAGTGAAATGCTTTCTGATGCTGCTGAAGCTGGAATCAAAGTTGTTGAAGTTCCAATAACTGTCCGATATGATTTAGATGGGTCTACTGAAAATCCTATTACTCATGGAGTTGGTGTTCTTTTAAAAATAATTAAGGATATGGAACTTAGAAGACCTCTTATTTACTTTACATTACCAGGGTTTATAATTTTCTTAATAGGAATCATTAGTGGTATATGGTTTTTAAATGATTATTTAAATGGTACAAGTATTAACTTTGGCCCTACTGTTATAGCTATAATGTTAATAATAGTAGGATTATTTTTAATGTTAAATGGAATTCTTTTAGATTCTATTAGAAAATTAATTAATAGAAAATTATAA
- a CDS encoding NAD-dependent epimerase/dehydratase family protein, which yields METQRILITGGAGFIGTNLCNELRNRGHEVLACDLLHKPRDNYIRADVGKYRQIERVFEENDDFDFVYHLAAEYGRWNGEGYYENLWETNVIGTKHMIRLQEKLGFKMIFFSSAEVYGDYDGVMGEDVMINNPIKDTYQMNDYAITKWAGELMCMNSATMFETETVRVRPVNCYGPHEEYSPYKGFIPIFIYKALHNQGYDVYEGHKRIIDYVGDTANTFANIVDNFIPGEVYNVGSKQEWEKDIREYSDIVLNAVGIDDSLVTYHEAEPFTTKVKTIDFSKAIRDLKHEPKVSPEEGIEKTVEWMKEFYNID from the coding sequence ATGGAGACACAAAGAATATTAATTACTGGTGGGGCAGGTTTTATTGGAACTAACTTATGTAATGAATTAAGAAACAGAGGTCACGAAGTTTTAGCTTGCGACCTTTTACATAAACCAAGGGATAATTATATTCGTGCTGATGTTGGTAAGTATCGTCAGATTGAACGTGTCTTTGAGGAAAATGATGACTTTGATTTTGTTTATCATTTAGCTGCCGAGTATGGTAGATGGAATGGTGAAGGTTACTATGAAAACTTATGGGAAACTAATGTTATAGGAACCAAACACATGATTCGCCTACAAGAAAAACTTGGTTTTAAGATGATATTCTTTTCTTCTGCTGAAGTTTATGGTGATTATGATGGAGTTATGGGTGAAGATGTAATGATCAACAATCCTATAAAGGATACTTATCAAATGAATGATTATGCAATTACTAAATGGGCTGGAGAATTAATGTGTATGAATTCAGCTACAATGTTTGAAACTGAAACTGTTAGAGTTCGCCCTGTAAATTGTTATGGTCCTCATGAAGAATATTCTCCATATAAAGGATTCATTCCAATTTTTATTTATAAAGCTCTTCACAATCAAGGTTATGATGTTTATGAAGGACATAAACGTATTATTGATTATGTTGGAGATACTGCAAATACCTTTGCTAATATTGTAGATAATTTCATTCCTGGTGAAGTATATAATGTTGGAAGTAAGCAAGAATGGGAAAAAGATATTAGAGAATATTCTGATATTGTTCTTAATGCAGTAGGTATAGATGACTCTCTTGTAACTTATCATGAAGCTGAACCTTTCACTACAAAAGTAAAAACTATTGATTTTTCAAAAGCTATTCGTGATTTAAAACATGAACCTAAGGTTTCTCCTGAAGAAGGAATTGAAAAAACTGTTGAATGGATGAAAGAATTTTATAATATTGATTAG